The genomic interval TAAATCAATGCAAtgcttttttgtttccagTTCAAAGATGTTGAAGAGGAAGAACAgcagagaaagagaaacaggATAAAACCTTCTGAGGTAtgagatgatgaaaaagataTCGGCTCaaagaattcaaaattctcaCTCCCCTAATTAATGCATTTTCAGAAAGGTACTGGACTTTTTTCATTACTGCCACCTCCGAAAGGATCAGCAACAAAAGCCACGATCAAAAATCTGATTCCTGACTCTGTTAAAAAAGTAGCACAGCCCTCTCGGTTTATTGTGCCGAAACAGACTAAAGTAGTGCCACCGAAGAATCAGAATACGAAAAGTACGTCCTCCCTTACTGCCATAAATTATGACTCAGATTCTGATGACGATAGCAACAGTACCGGCGATACTAAAAGCAAAACACAAGGAAATGTTGACTTCTTTTCCTTGGCTAACAGTGGCAGAATATCTCCAAGCACTGacaattctgaaaaaaatttctttgcaCTATCAGAAGAACCACAACCCATTCCTCCAAAGTCCACAACCTTAGAAATACAtcaggaaaaaattcagaacacTATTAAAACCAGCACGGATACAGGACGTGAGGAAATAGGGTTTGCTACAGCTTTCCCAACCGAACATACCAATGAAGTAGAACCAATGGAGGTTTCTGAAAAAACATTAACAAGCAATGTTATCAATCTTCCAAAAGAAGAGATAAGGATGAAGAATAAGGCAGAAGTTGGACCAAAACTGCCAGTACCTGAGCAAGAATACAACGTTGATTCTCAGGGCAATGTAGCATTCGATGAAAAGGCAATAGAATATCTGTGTGGTAAGAGAGGTGTTaagcgaaaaaataaggacTTTGATGAAGCAAATATCATTGAAATAAATGGAGAGGACATCAAACCAGATGAAAGAGAGTGGCTCGTCAAAGCCCTAACAGAAGAACCAGCTGAAAGACCCGTTTCCATGGAAGGAGCTGGGCCTAGTAGTCAGTCAAGGAAAAAACACCAGATTACGTACTTGGCACATCAAGCTAAAGCTATGGAGGTCGAACTCAAAAATCAGTGGGCTCAGAATAGGGTCACCCGAAAACAGACTCAGTCCAAATATGGATTCTAAACTATTTGTAACTATATTTAGCAATTAAAAGTTAGTATGTATTCATACAACAAATCCCTCTTACAAATAGACTGGCTGGACGATGTAATATAGAATTCATTTTAAATAAatcatcaataattttttaatcaatcatTGCATTTCACCACATATTTTGTTTTAGAATTATTCTTTATACAATGAAACGTGATGGTGGTTAAATTAAATTGGATGTGAATACAGAATGATGAAGTACAAGTGAATAATAGTATGTGATTAGATATTTCTCCTTTATGCCCAGCAAAGAAAATTTGTAAGAAGTGTTAACGATATAATATAGACTTTTAAACAATTCGTCGATGATGATGTATGACATTTTTATCCGCCTGAATAATCCTTCAGCCTTAAACCTAGTTTTTCTGTACTTTAATGATTACAGATGACACTGGtacgaaaatgagaaatgattCGATAAGATTTTGATGGCGGTGATACAAACATCAATGATTAATACCCATGAGCTTTTCAGATAACTTCTTGTGCTCAGATTCCTTGATTTCTAGCATTGCTTTGGCCTGTAACAAGTTTGGCGGCAGATTGCTATATGGTTTCAAATCATGGTTTAGCTGTGCTAATTGACCCTTTTTCTCTAAGAGAATGCTGTACTTATTCAATATCTTATTTGGCTCTAATTCTTCAAGATTCAGAGATTCTATTTCAGATTCCATGGAATCTGCAGTTTTACTATACTCCATCAATTTTGTagacatatatttataattagaaaaatcatttctgTACCTGGTTTCTTTATCGGTAACGGCGTTATGGAGTAGATCAACATTTTCTTGGAGgtaagagatttttttttcaaggatgGAATGCCTGTGCAAAAGTTCTTGATACTTGGCTTTTAATTCCCTCTCTTTTCGACGTTgcttcatttctttcaattttttccgttccatTGCTATGATCAAAGCTGTTTCATCTACTTCTGTTAATTTCTCTGTCTTCAAGACGGATGAGATTTTAAGCAGGCTATCTCTAACATCGTTTGCTAAACTCTGAGGGTTTATTTGAAGCTTGTTCATCAGATCTGAAATCTCCTTCCCAAGTACGGTTCCCTCTGCGCTTGTCTCATTAATCGCATTCCGCAGGTGATGTAAATTTGAATTAGTTGTTTGTTGCTTGACATCTTCGGagagttgctgctgctgtttttCTATCGTTACATTTGGAACTGCTGAATAACTGCCGTCAAAATTCATGTGAGTAAGCCACTTTTCAATCTAGAAAGACAAAATCGTCAGTTAACATTGAAAAAGATCACGACCAATTTCGCAGCATAACCTGCGAGGTATGAGGGACCAGAGAAAGCATACTAAAAGTAAATAGCGTAAATAATGTTTACCTCTTTATTATCTTCCATTATTACGTTTATTGCAAGTTGTAACATTGGTTGTAACAAACATTTACAACTGCGATAGCCGACACGCTTAGGATCATCGAGGATCAACGACACGAtcttatttcaaatattcaccAACTGAAAACAGTTCTGCCATCTCGGTaacaatgaaagaaataataataaaggaCATCTTTTACAATGTAGATCAGAGATTCTGTAgttctgaattcgttgatcCATATCattcaaataaagaaaatacattctgaaaatttttcttttcatctctataccctttgaaaaatcttattCCTTTTAACAATCTTCATGAATCGGTTCAAAATTTGAACCTGGTTTGAATGtgctacgtacctacgtaatCTTGGTTGGCATCATTGTTGACAaggtattgtatatacatatatgtatttctttAACGAACATTTGAGTTCGTGTTGTTGAGTTGGATTTCGTTCAGAgctggaaaaattaaagaataaatTACGATTGTGCACGAAAACATATTTTTGTCCACTTGTTAAAAATAAACATCTAAGAATTCTCAATAAGAATCATCAGATATTCGAATCGAACCGACTTTGTGCAGTTTGTCATTCATTCGTCGCCATTGCATACACGCTTAAAATATCTTCGCGATAGTGTTTCTGTTTATTCTTCTGAATCCGTTAATGTATTAACCTGATTTATTCGCCAACAAATACGCCAGAGTAACAGTCAACTCTAAATACGAATACCCAAGACGTTAGACTTTAAATCACCTTCAGAAATTTATGCTCTTCGATCGTAACCTCGTAGCCGAATAAGAGCATTTGGCTATTCGAGCATCAGGCACAGTTCGCTGATAACTTTCTCCCATCTATTATTCAATATCAAATAACTGTGATGAACGACGATCAGAGAGACGAACAACAAAGGGAGGAGGCGACTCAACAGACAGAGGTGATAATTGTTTGTCCTATAAATTCATTCCATATTATTTATAGCATGTCGACTATTGATGTTAATCATTAGATGATATACtatacctttttttccattatcatATTTTGTACACAGATGTCTTCGAACGACATTGAGAAGCTAGAAGAAGCAAAACTGCGAGCGAAGTTTCCCAACACCAGCGGACGACCCATCAGCGGCCACTCAGCTTTCCTTCAGAAAAGATTAGCCAAAGGAGTGAGTGCCTACAATTCACATtaccaatttatttttatttggtgCACGTTTTTTGAGAATCTCTGAGCTTATATTCATCTTATATTGACTGTTATTTCagcaaaaattctttgattccgGCGATTATCAAATGGCAAAACAAAAGTCAGCCGCAAAACCAAAACCTACTGGTGTGCTACCAACTGGAGATGCTATCCCCACTCCAGAAACTGTACCGCAACGAAAAACTTCGATCATAcaacaaaaattcaacacgTCAACTAGTTCGTAAGGCAAACTATATCCACGCTCAGATCTTAGCAGCTAAATGGATTTCATTCAGAGAACTCCATAATGGTGTGATAGATAAACAAGTCTTAGATGAtcttgaatagaaaaatctttcaCAAGTGTTTGATTTTGATAGGATTTCTGAATGCACGAGAGAATCACGAGTTCAATTATGCAAAATTACCTCTTGATTCCACTTCGTTCTTACATCAATATAGACGGAGAGTATTatcaaatattatcaattGATGCGGGGttcaaaaagtaaagaaaattaaatctattTAACAACTAGCCGGTGGGAGTTCTAGAGTTGCACAGAAATTACTAAATCTGTGTCAATATTTGTTGCTGGTATAATTCTCTAAgaattgtataattttatctgAGCGGTTTAATCATCAAAGTTTGTTCAAACGTATCGAGAGATATCGTTTATTAGCAAGACGTGATAAAATGTATTGTTAAAAGTAATATGCATGTGAGATCGGGTAACACATCTAATGCATGCTGTAAGTTGCAGCTCTGATTTAAAACTAGATCTGCATTTTGAACATCACTGTGATTTGCTAAGGCTATTTTTCTATGAGAGTACGTCCatcctcttgattttttcccctccccagTTCCCATAAAGGTACGAGCACGACACAACCCGCTATATCatctcgattattatttataacaacCAATTAGTTGTGCAACCACCAAATGTACCTAGTGATTAActattaatatattattatgtcgcaattatttttctactcaAATTATTATCCCAACAATCTGACCCATCcaatttgaatgaaataattcaaaatcaaacaaattttCCATGCTGATTATCTCCTAATTttcgcttgattttttttataatgacAATATATTGATGTTTTACTATGAGAATCAATTGTAATGAACAGCACtgtttttatttgataaacataattcatatatatttacagaCATTCTATTGAATCAACAAGAAGAACGCATGGTTTCAGATATAAACCCGAGGCTTCAATCTTGTTAGTTCACAATGTAATTATATTGCACCATGTTATTGTCACTTAAGTacctaataattaatatactaCGTTGATTTATAGATACCTTGCGAATAATTTGTACCATTATATCGTTAATCAGTACAGTACCATTTggtttacgaaaaaaattgccatTCAAACATTGCACTCGTTAGACAGTAGTTGCTGTGCAAATGATATGTAGACATTAATATATTGTAAATACCTATAGCGAACCGCTAATTTTagcaaaaaagtgaagggaTAGACAAGATTGCCtgatttttttaaaagtaTTTTGTATACTTACATCAATTGATAAGAATATACAGAAGATGATGGGAAAAAGTATTGACAAGTTGTAATGATCGAAGAAACATTCGGTAAACGTCCATCTCACGATACCGCAGAAAACATTACCTACCTATTTGAAGTGAAActaatgttgaaattttagttaaaaatttattaggtATAAATTATTTGCAATGTCTTTTAGGCGATGACTAAGATAGgtagattataattatttttatctccgtaTAAAAAGGCACTTATTTATGCTTTATTGCGAACTATTCCCTCCCAATTCTTTGGACGTCGTTATCGATGATCGACGTACAATAGACtttcgtttttggtttttttatcgCACCTATAATTCACTATAACAATATGGTGGATTTTGGCCAATTGCGAATCTATAATAGTCTCTCTTGCGGCTTGAGACGAAAAATgaccggttgaaaaattctcagtgATCATTCGATTGTTCGCCAGTGTTCGTTAtagaatatttatacatatatttcaatCCAAGAAGTTCTTTGCAGCTATTAAGGATCTTTACTGTGAAATTAATTAGTTCGGAACGTATCCGATAGTTAAGTTAGAAcgatattgaaaattgtttactTCTCAGGGATCCTCGAGAATTAGGTAAGTATGTATTAAATCTATACCATTTATCTGCACCCCTAATTGCATCGCTCTCTGAAAGAACGATTAATCACACACAAATGTTCTCCGCTTAATATGATCTTGTCTCTAAAGTCCAGCAGTACCTTTGGTTGTACTAACTGATTATTCGACTCGACACTATTTGTACATTTCCTCTATTAAATCAGCATACATTTTAAGAACAACATTTCGTTTCACCTTTAACGTTGGGCCAAGCTCTCCGGTTGGAACTGAGAAGTCATGGGGGAGAATTCGGAACTTTTGTACCTTCTGTGCATTACTCGTAGCCTTTTTATTCGCCCTTTTAATTgcttcttcaatttcattgtAAATCTGTGTAAcaaacgaatttcaaattgattttGCTCATAATTAATATTGGTGACCACTCTAATCCtcgatattattaaaaaatatagaatagATACGGCATTACATACCACAGGATCTTTATTTTGTATAACTTCAGTTACTGTTTGCGCTTTGCTGCCGATCGATCGAGCCCATTTCTGTGTTGCTTTTGTTAACGTATCCAGCGGGGCTCCAGTCTCGTTATCTACATCAGTCTGAAAATGCAAAACGAAACCAAAAGATCAACATCGAAATCAGTGGTTTGGCCAATACTATGTCGCCAAAATTCTGTATTTGCTCCTTCATTGCTCACCTGTAAGGTGACTAGAACCGTCAAGTATTTTCTCGTGTCTCCGACGAGAAGTGCGTTGTTTAAAGCTGGTAATTCTGCCAGAATCAAATGCTCTATGTGAACCGGTGGAATGTTCTCACCACCAGCAGTAATTATCAGCTCCTTGATTCGTCCTGCCGATGGCAAAGGATATATTTTATCCCTAATAGTCATAAAATAATAGAAAGAAATATGACATACCTGTCATCCAGAGGAAACCATCCTCGTCTATTCTGCCCAAATCCCCACTGTGTAACCATCCGTCTTCGTCTTTAGCTTCCCTAGTTTTATCAGGCTCATCAAGATACCCCATGAATATATGCCGGCCTCCCATGCAGACCTCACCTTCGCCTGTACTATCTGgattatgaatttttaaacgcAAGCTATCCATGCTAGTTCCAACGCTGCCCAATCTGCGTGTTGATGATTATCAGGGTATTTGAATGAACGAAGTCATCAGTACAATCAATGTAAAAAGTTGAAAGGAAATTACCTGTACAAATCATTTCGACTGAGAGTTTGAGCACCGGATGCTTCCGACATACCAAAAACATCCATCAGTGGCATATCTAGGCTCATAAAGTACTTTTTAATATCGGTGCTCAATGGAGCAGCAGCTGTAACAAACATGTGACACCTGTCTAGCCCAAGCGTAGCTTTTACTTTACTGAAAATCAGCCACCTGGCCAATAAGTAGCCCCAATTTTGATAATCTACCCCGTCCatttttctcatattataTGCGAGTCCCTGAGACTTAGCCCAGTTTGCGATCCAAGTTTTTATCGCCCCGTTGCTTCGGGCTACGGccatcattttttcatgaattttttcccacaCTCTTGGGACCCCAAGGAACACTGTGGGTCTTGCTTGCGTCAACGTTTCCACAAGCGAACCCTTCAGTGCATTTTTGTCAGCAAAGTAAATCGTTCCAGCAGCGACCATGCTCCCAAATATGTCCACTACCTTCAAGGTAATACAGTTAGTATACCAAACGTTGAGGAATTGGACGTGTAAAATGCATTTGAAAGTTCACCTGCGCAGCGACATGAGATAGTGGTAGAAAACTGACAATGGTATCTTGTCGGGGTGTCAGTCCTACTGTAGATACTATAACTCCTGCATCATGAATGAGGTTGTCATGGCTCAACATAACAGCCTTTGGATTTCCAACAGTCCCGGACTGGAAGACATAATCCAAAGATTATGTAGCTACATGAAAAACTAGAGTCTTCGGTGTAATGCCCTAATACTCACGGTGAATACTAGAGTACAGCATTCGTTGATGGCGATTGTTTTTAG from Athalia rosae chromosome 6, iyAthRosa1.1, whole genome shotgun sequence carries:
- the LOC105690706 gene encoding uncharacterized protein LOC105690706 isoform X3, with protein sequence MLQLAINVIMEDNKEIEKWLTHMNFDGSYSAVPNVTIEKQQQQLSEDVKQQTTNSNLHHLRNAINETSAEGTVLGKEISDLMNKLQINPQSLANDVRDSLLKISSVLKTEKLTEVDETALIIAMERKKLKEMKQRRKERELKAKYQELLHRHSILEKKISYLQENVDLLHNAVTDKETRPKQC
- the LOC105690708 gene encoding alpha-endosulfine yields the protein MNDDQRDEQQREEATQQTEMSSNDIEKLEEAKLRAKFPNTSGRPISGHSAFLQKRLAKGQKFFDSGDYQMAKQKSAAKPKPTGVLPTGDAIPTPETVPQRKTSIIQQKFNTSTSS
- the LOC105690702 gene encoding proline-rich protein PRCC, translated to MSLVAYGSSDESGEEDEGSGNVGNLIKKTRTLLTLPAPRNSADETAPRISQPTSDDSDADLIPVVEPKLFKNLPKPKHVDIDDSDEVEDINLQKDAKLSQDKSNRKNRGPVKISLPSLSEFKDVEEEEQQRKRNRIKPSEKGTGLFSLLPPPKGSATKATIKNLIPDSVKKVAQPSRFIVPKQTKVVPPKNQNTKSTSSLTAINYDSDSDDDSNSTGDTKSKTQGNVDFFSLANSGRISPSTDNSEKNFFALSEEPQPIPPKSTTLEIHQEKIQNTIKTSTDTGREEIGFATAFPTEHTNEVEPMEVSEKTLTSNVINLPKEEIRMKNKAEVGPKLPVPEQEYNVDSQGNVAFDEKAIEYLCGKRGVKRKNKDFDEANIIEINGEDIKPDEREWLVKALTEEPAERPVSMEGAGPSSQSRKKHQITYLAHQAKAMEVELKNQWAQNRVTRKQTQSKYGF
- the LOC105690706 gene encoding uncharacterized protein LOC105690706 isoform X1: MLQLAINVIMEDNKEIEKWLTHMNFDGSYSAVPNVTIEKQQQQLSEDVKQQTTNSNLHHLRNAINETSAEGTVLGKEISDLMNKLQINPQSLANDVRDSLLKISSVLKTEKLTEVDETALIIAMERKKLKEMKQRRKERELKAKYQELLHRHSILEKKISYLQENVDLLHNAVTDKETRYRNDFSNYKYMSTKLMEYSKTADSMESEIESLNLEELEPNKILNKYSILLEKKGQLAQLNHDLKPYSNLPPNLLQAKAMLEIKESEHKKLSEKLMGINH
- the LOC105690706 gene encoding uncharacterized protein LOC105690706 isoform X2, yielding MLQLAINVIMEDNKEIEKWLTHMNFDGSYSAVPNVTIEKQQQQLSEDVKQQTTNSNLHHLRNAINETSAEGTVLGKEISDLMNKLQINPQSLANDVRDSLLKISSVLKTEKLTEVDETALIIAMERKKLKEMKQRRKERELKAKYQELLHRHSILEKKISYLQENVDLLHNAVTDKETRCNSMWLD
- the LOC105690699 gene encoding very long-chain-fatty-acid--CoA ligase bubblegum isoform X2, which gives rise to MSTDEVLLLNGHRGSNGYVQDTNNKVSGSAGRFSSMSDHLSPSETGLNGPNQVMPSDAVWTSEPTGRVRIELDRDGIGARIPISVPGILEKTAKEHPDHPALVSRPGVDGERVTYTYKEYYTEVRTVARAFLKLGLERYHSVCIIGFNSPEWFIADLAAIHAGGFAAGIYTTNSPEACLYCAERSRAQIIIVEDSKQLEKIMEIKSKLPLLKAIIQYDGIPSQKGVLSWRELLQIGRSESDDKLDAVLKTIAINECCTLVFTSGTVGNPKAVMLSHDNLIHDAGVIVSTVGLTPRQDTIVSFLPLSHVAAQVVDIFGSMVAAGTIYFADKNALKGSLVETLTQARPTVFLGVPRVWEKIHEKMMAVARSNGAIKTWIANWAKSQGLAYNMRKMDGVDYQNWGYLLARWLIFSKVKATLGLDRCHMFVTAAAPLSTDIKKYFMSLDMPLMDVFGMSEASGAQTLSRNDLYRLGSVGTSMDSLRLKIHNPDSTGEGEVCMGGRHIFMGYLDEPDKTREAKDEDGWLHSGDLGRIDEDGFLWMTGRIKELIITAGGENIPPVHIEHLILAELPALNNALLVGDTRKYLTVLVTLQTDVDNETGAPLDTLTKATQKWARSIGSKAQTVTEVIQNKDPVIYNEIEEAIKRANKKATSNAQKVQKFRILPHDFSVPTGELGPTLKVKRNVVLKMYADLIEEMYK
- the LOC105690699 gene encoding very long-chain-fatty-acid--CoA ligase bubblegum isoform X1, yielding MVILLCKDKMSTDEVLLLNGHRGSNGYVQDTNNKVSGSAGRFSSMSDHLSPSETGLNGPNQVMPSDAVWTSEPTGRVRIELDRDGIGARIPISVPGILEKTAKEHPDHPALVSRPGVDGERVTYTYKEYYTEVRTVARAFLKLGLERYHSVCIIGFNSPEWFIADLAAIHAGGFAAGIYTTNSPEACLYCAERSRAQIIIVEDSKQLEKIMEIKSKLPLLKAIIQYDGIPSQKGVLSWRELLQIGRSESDDKLDAVLKTIAINECCTLVFTSGTVGNPKAVMLSHDNLIHDAGVIVSTVGLTPRQDTIVSFLPLSHVAAQVVDIFGSMVAAGTIYFADKNALKGSLVETLTQARPTVFLGVPRVWEKIHEKMMAVARSNGAIKTWIANWAKSQGLAYNMRKMDGVDYQNWGYLLARWLIFSKVKATLGLDRCHMFVTAAAPLSTDIKKYFMSLDMPLMDVFGMSEASGAQTLSRNDLYRLGSVGTSMDSLRLKIHNPDSTGEGEVCMGGRHIFMGYLDEPDKTREAKDEDGWLHSGDLGRIDEDGFLWMTGRIKELIITAGGENIPPVHIEHLILAELPALNNALLVGDTRKYLTVLVTLQTDVDNETGAPLDTLTKATQKWARSIGSKAQTVTEVIQNKDPVIYNEIEEAIKRANKKATSNAQKVQKFRILPHDFSVPTGELGPTLKVKRNVVLKMYADLIEEMYK